A genome region from Leguminivora glycinivorella isolate SPB_JAAS2020 chromosome 13, LegGlyc_1.1, whole genome shotgun sequence includes the following:
- the LOC125232609 gene encoding carboxypeptidase B-like: MKRVVICFFAFLALAYGRHEKYEGHQLFQLSGPAREIGSLEGKLDILSAKPAARVESNQLQALVRLSPEVKQQWLRYFDERQITYKKVVDNLAEAFRDEDSQIEAARESAKRSGRNIGWDTYYRHQEINDHLDALAAQYPNLVTVINPALSYEGRQIKYVRISTTRFEDLRKPVIIIDAMVHAREWVTTPVALYIINQLVVDAVDSQLTQDIDWIIIPLANPDGYEYTHDEDRLWRKTRSKSHPGSDQCPGVDGNRNFDHYWGTSESSANPCSIIYEGPSAFSEPEIRVIRDVVNQHLERAAMYISLHSYGNMFLYAWGNNGTLPSNGLALHLAGVTMATAIDSLALDNAPRYVVGNAAQVLYFTSGTSRDWTRAVGIPLTYTLELPGYEYLFEVPAQYVEQIVKETWAGIAAGAHYVRSIFG, encoded by the exons ATGAAGCGAGTGGTCATCTGTTTCTTTGCCTTCCTGGCATTGGCCTACGGCCGCCATGAGAAATATGAAGG ACACCAACTGTTCCAATTATCAGGGCCGGCCAGGGAAATAGGATCTCTTGAGGGCAAGTTGGATATCCTCTCAGCGAAACCAGCCGCGCGCGTGGAATCGAACCAGCTACAAGCTTTAGTGCGACTGTCGCCGGAAGTGAAACAACAATGGTTGCGATACTTCGACGAAAGGCAGATCACGTATAAGAAAGTGGTTGATAATTTAGCTGA AGCTTTCCGTGATGAAGACTCTCAAATTGAAGCTGCTAgagaatcagccaaacgtagtGGGCGAAACATCGGCTGGGATACTTACTACAGGCACCAAGAg ATCAACGACCATTTGGACGCACTAGCAGCACAGTATCCCAATTTGGTAACCGTAATCAACCCCGCGCTCAGTTACGAAGGCCGACAGATCAAATACGTGAGAATCTCGACCACACGCTTCGAGGACCTGCGAAAACCCGTTATTATCATCGATGCCATGGTCCATGCCAGGGAATGGGTTACTACTCCAGTAGCTCTCTACATCATCAACCAGTTAGTGGTTGATGCCGTAGACAGCCAATTGACCCAGGATATAGATTGGATTATTATTCCGCTGGCTAACCCTGACGGATACGAGTACACACATGATGAG GATCGTCTTTGGCGCAAGACCCGATCCAAATCTCACCCCGGAAGCGACCAATGCCCTGGCGTTGATGGCAATCGTAACTTTGACCACTACTGGGGCACCTCGGAGTCCAGCGCTAACCCCTGCAGCATCATCTATGAAGGCCCTTCTGCTTTCTCTGAGCCTGAGATTCGAGTGATCAGAGATGTGGTTAATCAGCATTTGGAGCGGGCTGCTATGTACATTTCGCTACACAGCTACGGCAATATGTTCCTTTACGCGTGGGGAAATAACG GTACTCTTCCTTCCAACGGCCTAGCGCTCCATCTTGCCGGTGTGACCATGGCAACAGCTATAGACTCTTTGGCGTTAGACAACGCCCCCCGCTACGTAGTTGGCAACGCCGCCCAAGTCCTATACTTCACGAGCGGTACCTCACGTGACTGGACCCGGGCCGTCGGTATCCCTCTGACATATACTCTGGAACTGCCCGGCTATGAATACTTGTTTGAAGTGCCTGCTCAGTACGTCGAGCAGATTGTCAAGGAAACCTGGGCTGGTATAGCGGCAGGAGCGCATTACGTCAGATCGATCTTTGGTTAA